A region from the Muribaculum gordoncarteri genome encodes:
- a CDS encoding helix-turn-helix transcriptional regulator, whose protein sequence is MKHVDIAIASSSVIVTTGLAAILAKLRDIHVTAKEIDPERIDEQLGKLMPLILIVDPLTIDAQKVKELKSTSPSRMFIIAVYTTALPIGTARVYDKTISIYDSIDTITATLSQLLEDESDEGQKVLSQREKDVVTGIVKGLSNKEIATEMNVSVNTVMTHRRNIASKLQIHSPAGLTIYAIVSKLVKLDEIKSQLPI, encoded by the coding sequence ATGAAGCACGTTGACATAGCCATAGCATCATCATCGGTCATAGTCACGACCGGACTTGCCGCAATTCTCGCCAAGCTGCGTGACATACATGTAACCGCAAAGGAGATCGATCCGGAAAGGATTGATGAGCAGCTCGGTAAACTGATGCCTTTGATTCTGATAGTCGATCCGCTGACGATAGACGCACAAAAAGTCAAGGAGCTTAAATCGACATCACCATCGAGAATGTTCATCATAGCCGTCTACACCACGGCCCTCCCCATAGGCACAGCCCGAGTCTACGACAAGACCATATCGATTTACGACTCAATCGACACGATAACGGCCACCCTGTCGCAACTTCTTGAGGATGAAAGCGATGAAGGACAAAAGGTTCTCAGCCAACGTGAAAAGGATGTCGTGACTGGCATCGTCAAAGGGTTGTCAAACAAGGAGATTGCCACCGAGATGAATGTATCGGTAAATACAGTCATGACCCACCGCCGCAATATTGCTTCAAAATTGCAGATTCACTCTCCGGCGGGCCTTACCATCTACGCAATAGTAAGCAAACTTGTGAAGCTCGACGAAATAAAGTCGCAACTTCCCATATAA
- a CDS encoding hemerythrin domain-containing protein: MKLVRQFTGKDSVIDLVKEDYNILPILSRFGIPLGFQSKHIDEVCRENDIDTDVFLFIINFIMTGKIDSERLEKVSPTAIVDFLHNSHDYFLGYKFPHIRQNLLNALDECHNDINPAIISFFDSYIEEVKKHFKYEETKVFPHIKALMAGEKSNYSIHTFQRNHDEVGEKLSELKNIILRFYTTSMPNRMYDVLVDIYNAEEDLDTHKDIENHILIPLVTMIELQQQHNRDEAR; the protein is encoded by the coding sequence ATGAAACTCGTAAGACAATTTACAGGAAAAGACAGTGTTATAGACCTTGTCAAGGAAGATTACAACATCCTGCCCATCCTAAGCCGATTCGGAATTCCGCTCGGGTTCCAAAGCAAGCACATTGACGAAGTGTGCCGTGAAAACGACATCGACACCGATGTCTTTCTATTCATAATCAACTTCATAATGACCGGCAAAATTGACTCGGAGCGACTTGAAAAGGTGTCGCCCACTGCAATTGTCGATTTTCTGCACAACAGTCACGACTATTTCCTCGGCTACAAGTTCCCGCACATCAGGCAGAATCTGCTCAACGCTCTCGACGAGTGTCATAATGACATAAACCCTGCCATTATTTCATTCTTTGACAGTTATATCGAAGAGGTGAAGAAGCACTTCAAATATGAAGAAACCAAGGTTTTCCCCCACATAAAGGCTCTAATGGCAGGGGAAAAATCAAACTACAGCATACACACATTTCAACGTAACCACGACGAAGTGGGTGAAAAGCTAAGCGAGCTGAAAAACATCATACTCCGCTTCTACACCACTTCGATGCCTAACCGAATGTATGATGTGCTTGTCGACATATACAACGCCGAGGAGGATTTGGACACTCACAAGGACATTGAGAACCACATACTCATACCGTTGGTGACAATGATTGAACTGCAACAACAGCACAACCGCGATGAAGCACGTTGA